A single genomic interval of Petroclostridium xylanilyticum harbors:
- a CDS encoding pilus assembly FimT family protein translates to MKKLLNDKGYTFIEMIVVAAVMGVLLSLSIVNAQMDQDVLLKKCANKLVQDIRYIQMKTIYEKNPGYKIYANYGDNRYRYKIFRPGKPEEIIVFDKGISFVSTIAGSFVEFEITGEPVQPGSFILKNTRGTQIRIAIEFTTGRIRVSNIN, encoded by the coding sequence ATGAAAAAGCTTCTGAATGACAAAGGGTACACTTTCATTGAAATGATAGTGGTAGCTGCTGTTATGGGTGTTCTTTTATCGCTTTCTATTGTTAATGCACAAATGGATCAGGATGTCTTGTTAAAGAAGTGTGCCAATAAATTGGTGCAGGATATTAGATATATACAAATGAAGACAATTTACGAGAAAAATCCCGGTTATAAGATATATGCAAATTACGGTGACAATCGTTATCGATATAAAATCTTCCGGCCGGGGAAGCCTGAAGAGATTATCGTATTTGATAAAGGCATTTCTTTTGTCAGTACCATTGCAGGCAGTTTTGTTGAATTCGAAATTACCGGGGAACCAGTCCAACCTGGCAGCTTTATATTGAAAAATACCAGGGGTACCCAGATTAGGATAGCTATAGAGTTTACCACAGGCAGGATCAGGGTAAGCAATATAAATTAG